The Silurus meridionalis isolate SWU-2019-XX chromosome 18, ASM1480568v1, whole genome shotgun sequence genome includes the window TGGTCGCGAATCATGTCGTCGACTTTATCACCAAAGTCACATTTTGCAGCAAGTGCATGCAAAGCAGCAATGTACTGTTGTATGTTTTTTAGTGTGAGGCTTGCACCTTTCTTCTGAACGTATGCCGCTCCACAACAACGTTAACTTGTGGTATGAACtggttttttttaagcagcGACAGCAGTATATTTCTCACCGTTGTCTGGCAGAGTGCTGAGACATTTACAGACATTATTAGTCAGTAAATAAAGTCAGTACTCAAGCTTAGTATCATCGTCGCCAATTTGTTAGATCTCTCAGTAAGAGCTAAACACCAAGTGTTCCAAAgctttgcatttattattcaaatttattattcaaatttattattCAACAGCAACTTTACAGATTCGCGTCTCGATCACACttcatctttttctcttctttcattCTCCTATCCAGCGTCTCTAGCGGTAGCGCAAGGAAATGCATAAGACAGAACACATAGAAATACAGAAAATCCCTCCCCCTCTCCCAAAAAgagttacatacatacatacatacatggatttaatacaaatttaaaataaatgtggcATCCAAAAATATAAAGATGTCTACTGTACAGCGTGTCTGAATATATATTAGTGTTAAGAGAAGAGAAGGCTACCGAGAATCATTTAATgcatattcattatatatatatatatataaatgtaaggCAGTGATTCTGAGAGTTTATGGAACAGGATGATGGTGACATGCACTTTGCCAGAAGACGAGGAAACGAACATTTTAATGACATTCTGAATGAAGcttcacatacaaaaaaaacgtTGCTTATTTTAATTGAAACTTAGGGTACGAATGTTTTATTACGGATCACATAATCTCACAGTTGTTGTGTAAGATTTCAGCCAGAATCCAGCGTATAGaggctgagtgaatgtggtgtggactttgtggaggagcttcatcgtatcagagacgctgtagaaggacagagttcctgcactgtgatccACATACACTCCTATTCTGGAGGATGATGGAACTCTGAGATGAGTTTTAACTTTGTTGTGCcagaaaataacagaagaaCAAAAACATTCCAGACTCCAGGACTGATCGTTGtgtccaaacacacactcaatacccCGTCCTTCCCTTCTGATGTCTTTATAGGAGACTGAAATGTCCACATTTCTCTCAATGCTCCTCTCCACCTCCCAGTAACagcgtccacacacactctctttactcAACACCTGCCAGTAGGAATCAAATCTCTCTGGATGATCAGAGTACGGCTGCTTTGTCTCACTGAGTGTCACCACTTTGTTCTTCTCAGACAGAATGAGGTTATAATTTACTGTGTTGGGATCCAGAGTCAGATCACAGAAATCTAAACACATGAACAACAGAAACATCAGATATTAATCACagaatattaaagtgtgtgtgtgtgtgtgtgtgtgtgtgtgtgtgtgtgtgttacacgtACAGTTTATAAAATCTTCTCTGCTCTTTGGTTCTGAGGGTAAAATCATCTGAACTGCTGCAGCTGTGGAGAAAAACACAGTTGAAAGTGATCCAGTTTGTGTCTGATATTtaatcagtattttattttagaaaacctTCTGTAGGAGTGGAAAttaaattcagatttttatatagagtctctctctctctctctctctctctctctctctctctctctctttctctactcaGAAGCTTTTACACGATTAAGACGTGAATAAAAAGtgtaactgtaataaaaataacagtaataacaggAAGTTAATGTCGTCATATGAAAAGTAAAGATTCCCAGCAGGACAATTTCTCTCACCATGTTCATGAATTATGATGAATTCCTCCTGGCAGAGTTCCTCAAATCTCTTTTTCAGATCAGAGACTGATTTCCTCACTCTATCAAATGTGAGATGTTGATGGACAGTGATGCTGGGTGAGTCCTCACATCCAGAAGATACACTGAGAGACTGGAAActctacagagagaaagaaaaacatcatggagaaggagaaaggtGGAGAAATATACATGTGACTATATAGACTATACACTCTTTGTGTTACCTGGAGGAAATGgatgtgatcgtgtgtgtgtgaaagcctTCTCCTCTGAAGATCATAAGTCTCCTGCTCCTGTTGCTCCAGGAGTCGTTCAGCTCGACTCAGTTCAGCCTCCTTCTGATCTCTAATCAACTCCTTCACCTCCGAGCGCATTTTCTCCATGGAGCTGATCATCTCAGTAAAGATCTTCTCACTGTCATCTACTGCTGTCTGTGCACTGAGctgttaggacacacacacacacacacacacacacacacacactcttactgggGCTCTAAATGACTCGAtgtccatgttgtgtgtgtttctaggagcagctccgtctctgctcactgctcacctttataatgttcacagcctgtttcagctcctgcaccttcttctgcttctcctggagTCTCTGCTGGAAATTCATCTGCTCCTCCTTCTGTAAACAGTTATAGTTATTTAGATATTATTATTCTCCTGCATCTCCCCCTGCTTTATACatgagctctcacacacacacggctaatGTTGTTCTAACTGTCATAGGAGAAATCAAGTCCAGTTATACTGATACACACGACCTAGTGACCTTCAAACATGGCTGTCCTGAACTTCAAACTCAAGCACATTccaatgatcattttaatactgAGACTCAGGACtgactggcacacacacacacacacacacacacacacacacacacacacacctgttttttaGCTCGTTCTGCTGCAGCTGCGACTGTGTCATGTCCTCTGTGTTCATGCATCGTACACAAGTAACAGATGAAGCTTCGGTCGGTACGACAGTATATCTTCAGAACCTCATGGTGCTCAGAGCAGATCTTCTCTTGTAGATTCCCAGAGGCTCCAATTAACTTGTGCTTCTTCCAGGAAGGAACTTCGTAGTGAGGTTTCAGGTGAGTTTCACAAAAGGAGGCCAGACACATCAGACACGACTTGACGGCTTTGCGTTTTCTCCCACTGCATAAATCACATTCCACATCTTCAGGTCCAGCGTCACAAAGTGCAGCTTGGGCTTCTGAGttcttcagtttctccaccacttctttcagcattttgtttctgtttagaTCAGGCCTTGGATTGAAAGTGTGTCTGCACAGAGGACAGCTGTAGACACGCTTCCAATCCTCCTGATCCCAGGAGCCATTAATACACATCTTACAGAAACTGTGACCACACGGGATAGTCACCGGATCCTCCAGGagatccagacacactggacatcTAAACTGATCTACTGAAATGCTGAATTCAGCCATTTTCTTGCTCTGAGATTCACTTTCACTGAAATCTACTTactgggtctgtgtgtgtgtgtgtgtgtgtgtgtgtgtgtgtgtgtgtgtgtgtaatagcaGTAGAAAGGCAGCGAGGTTCTAAATAAAGTGAATTATAATACACTAAGTGTGAAATCCTGCTCTCTGTGACTGTTAATCAGGTGATGGAGGTAAATGAGCTCCAGTGTGGACGATGTTAATCTTCTGTGTGACGAGTTTGGAGTCAAACGCTGTTTAGATACCTTCTTCTGTTTGGGTCGTTGTCATGGTAACCGGGGAGCTTCTTGGTGCACGCGCATGGCCGGCTAAGTCTGTAGTATGTTtatgctaataataaatcacattgcTAACTGGCTTCTATAAATTGTGGTAAAATGgttataaataatgtacacatttaaataagatCTGGAGAAAAGCTGACTATCAACAACAAGCGGGTtcgtgtgttttttattaacattaattaaaGCACCTCCTTTGTATAgataataaatatctaaattgACTTTCAACCGgatattttaagtaaaaacgTACCTTTAGGTCGTTCCTCGGTGTATAAATCCACTACAATGTCGCCTAATGTGGTTTCTAGCAACACCGCCATTCTGATTCAAAATTGGTTCACCGGAATGCGCATGCGCGCCCAAAGCGCGTTTCCGAAATAGCAGCGCGCGTGTCCGACAGTGGAATTGCGTGTGCGCATGCTCCAGTGGTTTGAGGTGATCGTTCATTGCAGAATTTTCATTATTGTCTGAAGTGATCTGGATGCGTCCAGACAGGATTATAAAACAACATATAACTCTGTATTATTCACATCCTGcattagatttatatttagagcttttattacatttcaaatacaaataaacagaacTCATTACTGCCTGAACCAACCCACCTTTACTGAGATGATCAGAGAATATGTACTCGGAGGTGAAGGAGCTGAAGAGAGATCAGGAGAAGGCTGAACTGAGTGGAGCTGAACGACTCCTGGAGCAACTGAAGCAGGAGATTTCTGATCTTCAGAGGAGAATCACTGAGCtggagcagctttcacacacacacgatcacatcCATTTCCTCCAGGTAACACAAAGTGTGTATAGTCTATATAGTCACATGTATATTTCTCCacctttctccttctccatgatgtttttctttctctctgtagagTTTCCAGTCTCTCAGTATATCTTCTGGATGTGAGGACTCACCCAGCATCACTGTCCATCAACATCTCTCATTTGATAAAACGAGGAAATCAGTCTCTGATCTGAAAAAGAGATTTGAGGAACTCTGTCAGGAGAAATTCATCATAATTCATAAACATGGTGAAAGAAATTGTCCTGCTGGGAATCTTTACTTTCTCTGCAGCATGATGACGAGAGACATTTCATATGATGACATGAACTTcctgttattactgttattttattacagttacACTTTTTATTCACGTCTTAATCGTGTAAAAGCTTCtgagtagagaaagagagagagagagagagagagagagagagagagagtctctatataaaaatctgaatttaaTTTCCACTCCTACAGAaggttttctaaaatataatactGATTAAATACCAGACACAAACTGGATCACTTTCAACTGTGTTTTTCTCCACAGCTGCAGAAGTTCAGATGATTTTACCCTCAGAACCAAAGAGCAGAGAAGAATTTCTAAACTGTacgtgtaaaacacacacacacacacacacacacacacacacacacacacacacacacacgtctcactCTCCATCTTCAGTACatgttttgatatatttttttatctgacaGATTTCCATTGTTCTTGTGTTTAGATTTCTGTGATCTGACTCTGGATCCCAACACAGTACATTATTACCTCATTCTGTCTGAGAAGAACAAAGTGGTGACACGTAGTGAGACAAACCAGCTGTACTCTGATCATCCAGAGAGATTTGACTCCTATGAGCGGGTGCTGAGTAAAGAGAGTGAGTGTGGACGCTGTCactgggaggtggagtggagcAGTGAGAGAAATGTGTTCATATCAGTCTCATATAAAGACATCCGAAGGATAGTACggggtgatgagtgtgtgtttgtacacaacaatcagtcctggagtctgcagtgttcttcctcttctctcactttctgtcaCAACAACATTATGACTGATCTCAAAGTTCCATCATCCTCCAGAATATGAGTCACAGTGCAGGAACTTTGTCCTTCTACAGCGTCTCTGATACGATGAAGCTCCTCCACAAAGTCCAaaccacattcactcagcctCTATATGCTGGATTCTGGATAGGTATTAATAGAAATACTGTGAGATTGAATTCAATTGAACCGAgcaacttaaatttttttttactttattcacaTTTTGATTTTCACTTGTTAGAAGTCCTGTTCCTCTGTGTCTGGCAAAGTgcacatcaccatcatcttgtTCCAAGCTTCAGACCCtgattaataaacaaatcactAATCTTATATATGATTTactcagtggtgggccgtcatgGACAGCAAGGTTTTCTCTGCTGCCATAAACTCTACCAGAATCACAGAATATCTATTAAATTAATCCAAATagtcttttctcttcatttcatagcgtttcacCACCAAGTGTTTAAAGTTTCTATGTAACTAGATTTCAGCCTGTCTTGCTGTGTTGTCAAATCtgtgttgcttgaagctgttgcgaTCATAATGCGATTTTAGACATATGCTTTAGATGGATTtcaagatggcgccggtgaggttGGTTGCCGTCATGACTGCTCCGGctacgttttttctttttttgtttattttatacttatagTTACAGTACCAACTACACAAGGTGGAaatcattagatatgacagagacactcatATCAATTGGTGTACAATGCAGTCAACTTTCGCCGTTTTTGAAACCGGACCCATGCTGGCTGGGCGAGATCCCGAGGGAGAACAAAGGAGGCGACCCGTACCGGCGTCCGCAAGGAAAACGAGCCCAGCGtaaggaacaggctgagggcacgtgcacaccgcgctcccttacctagtatcctgttagccaacgtccagaCACTGGAGAATaagctcgacgacctcagggcaagggtcaagttccagagggacattcgggactgcaacctgCAAcctggctgaacccagcggtaccggaccacgccatccagctggccgagtttttctcggtttaacgcatggacagaacactggagtcggggaagtcaagaggaggtggagtgtgcctgatggtgaacaaccactggtgcgacagcgcgagcatcgttcctctttcacgcttctgcacaccaaacctggaactactgaccatcaattgtcggcccttttatctacctcgggaattcagctcggtcatagcCAGTGGCGTTTATATCCCACCTCAAgtggacacggacactgcagtatgggatttACATGAGACAATAACACTTCACCAAACACAGTATCAGGACGCTGCGCTGATTGTGGTTGGAGATTTTAACAGTGCCAACCAAAGaaccaaagaaatgggaattaaacaaagatgctgtttgttgactacAGTTcacatttaacaccataattctctccacactcacctcttagttggaggtcctgggactcagcctgccgcggtgtcaatggatctccaacttcctgacagacagaccacaagccatacgggtgggaaaacacactttATCCACCCttaccctcagcactggagctacccggggttgtgttctgagcccctttctgtactcactgtacacatatgactgtgtggccacttccaactccaccaccatcatcaagtttgctgacgacaccgttgtggtgggcctgatttccaacaacgatgagacggcctacctaaAGGAGGTTataaacctggagagatggtgccaggagaacaaccttctcctgaatgtcagcaagactaagaaGTTGATTGTGGTGCAAGTCATCCGATCTTGCATTCCCACCAcatgtcctctggatccaatcccttcaactacgcttcagaccatcacgcaagatctcctgcccttcatctccacaatcatcgatgggtcattaacatctggctatgtaccaactaccttcaagcaagcaagggtcattcccatcttgaagaaacctgc containing:
- the LOC124401461 gene encoding E3 ubiquitin/ISG15 ligase TRIM25-like, giving the protein MAEFSISVDQFRCPVCLDLLEDPVTIPCGHSFCKMCINGSWDQEDWKRVYSCPLCRHTFNPRPDLNRNKMLKEVVEKLKNSEAQAALCDAGPEDVECDLCSGRKRKAVKSCLMCLASFCETHLKPHYEVPSWKKHKLIGASGNLQEKICSEHHEVLKIYCRTDRSFICYLCTMHEHRGHDTVAAAAERAKKQKEEQMNFQQRLQEKQKKVQELKQAVNIIKLSAQTAVDDSEKIFTEMISSMEKMRSEVKELIRDQKEAELSRAERLLEQQEQETYDLQRRRLSHTHDHIHFLQSFQSLSVSSGCEDSPSITVHQHLTFDRVRKSVSDLKKRFEELCQEEFIIIHEHAAAVQMILPSEPKSREDFINYFCDLTLDPNTVNYNLILSEKNKVVTLSETKQPYSDHPERFDSYWQVLSKESVCGRCYWEVERSIERNVDISVSYKDIRREGRGIECVFGHNDQSWSLECFCSSVIFWHNKVKTHLRVPSSSRIGVYVDHSAGTLSFYSVSDTMKLLHKVHTTFTQPLYAGFWLKSYTTTVRLCDP
- the LOC124401447 gene encoding tripartite motif-containing protein 16-like, which translates into the protein MYSEVKELKRDQEKAELSGAERLLEQLKQEISDLQRRITELEQLSHTHDHIHFLQSFQSLSISSGCEDSPSITVHQHLSFDKTRKSVSDLKKRFEELCQEKFIIIHKHAAEVQMILPSEPKSREEFLNYFCDLTLDPNTVHYYLILSEKNKVVTRSETNQLYSDHPERFDSYERVLSKESECGRCHWEVEWSSERNVFISVSYKDIRRIVRGDECVFVHNNQSWSLQCSSSSLTFCHNNIMTDLKVPSSSRI